Genomic window (Cyprinus carpio isolate SPL01 chromosome B7, ASM1834038v1, whole genome shotgun sequence):
ACAAACTGACGGAATAGGAGAACTGATGTAGAATATTACAGGATTTCGCAAAGTGTTGGAATATCTAGTTTCTTGGCAAAAaccttaaaacagaaaatattctgATCTGAGAGCAGACTGTGGGAGTGTGTATGCAGGACTCACAGAAAAGTTTGATTTCCTGTTCAGAGATGCTTTCTGGAGGCTTTGGAGTAAACAGATCATTAATGTTAATGTGCtaataaaagagaaaaactgCAGAAGAATGGGGTGATTATGTAAATACCTTTCCAAATGATTGTAAAAGTGCTTCGACATGTTTGGACACAACTGCTGCGTCCTTCATGGCTTTGTCTCTGTAGCTGAAATGGAAAGTGTCAAACAAATGCTATTTTACCCAAAACACAGTCAGCAGGAATCAAGCGAAAGCACATGTCTGAGTGTGTAACGTTCCTCAGCTGTTGGTCATTACCACTAGTTCTTTGCAACACCAGGCAAATTTCACATTACACGTTACTACTAATAAAATGTTTCCAGACTCTTTGTGATTTGAATGCTGAATACCTACACATTTTGTAACTTGATGAATTTGTCTGAATCTGCAATCATGTCTGGGATGGTTCCTCGCACAGGTAGCTTTCCGTTCCCCTCGTTTCGAACAAAGTCCCGCACTCCGTGTGCCATCACCCAGAAGGATGGGCTCTACGAGAAGACAGATTAAAGCTACTGGTGATGTATGAATTGATATTATTGAAAGTCATACATATacttaggtgttttttttttttttgcttgtaactaaatatttacagaaaGAAGCACataagaaattttattttgaataattatttgcaGTAAGAATaagttttgtattgattttaagtgtaatttctatctttttttttaaagtttgttttttttacagctaaaataactgacTGACATTGGAAACCTAGGAAACACAAGTTACAAACTGCAGCATCTGCTCTTATATTAAAATTAGATGGATAATAgagaatacaaataataaaaaggcacTTTTTCACTTCCTCCAACAAACAGCAAACTGGAAGCCAAACATTTCCCCAATAGAGAGTAGTATGGGAGATCTGATTGTATGTGCATGCAGGATTTGagtgtgtttaaatatttcaaacctttttaATTTTACCATGGCAAATAAATAAAGGGTAATGAATAAATCATGACCAATTCTAACTGCCACTAGGAGCAAAATACAACAATCGTATGTGAATGTTGAAGACAGTTTAAAGGTGGCTTAAAAGTAGTTTTGCATGTTCCTACTAACCTGTGAGGTAATATTTTCACACTGCTCAGCATTAAAAATGTCCTCCGTTGCACTGGGGACCTACATTACAACGAGATAAAGATCAATACAAATCATATGCAAGGAACACAAACTATAACTACAACTTTTCAAATGTAAGGAGTTCTACCTTGGTGGGGTTCAGAGCCGTGTTCACATTCTTGATTGCCTCCTCAAAGTTCTCTTCATCTTCAGGTGTTCCGTTCTCATTCGTAAGGATTCCTGAGAAAATACCGAAATTAAGAAAAACCCACAACGAGAGAAATGAGCTACCGAAAAAAGGTTGAAAGGAACAACATGGCATTACATTACCTTCTCTGATGAGTTGTCTGAAAGCTTCCTTCTCCTTATAATTCTTCGGTAACTGAGAGTTGTGCTGGATCAGAGAAGATACTCTATGAGAAGCTCGTTTAGGAGGTCTCATATTTAGAAAGCTCCATAAGGATATGTTAAAAATTACCTCACTATACCACTTTTCCAAGTATTTGGCAACCACAATTATCCATGGCGTATGACTGTgatcctaaaatgaaaaaaatacatacaacaatttttttaactgcaatgatttaaacatgaacaaaaagtACATGCAAGTCAGTGCCATACAATAAAAAGGACATCGATAATCAATCTGACCTTCTTCTCCATGCTGTCCAGGTCGTAGGACTCTATGTGGTGCTTGAGCTCTGTGAATGGCTGGTCTAGTCTCAGGTCTTCTAACGCATTATCTGGATGAGATTCGATCACTGTAGTgaaagacacagacagacaggggAAGACAAGAAAGTCTCTGATTAAGCGATTGaaatgttctgttgttggatgtaataatgaacacagcagtcatcatttactcccaacatctgagccgctgaagacgcagatGGTTAACGTTACTTTAGTTTTTGAAGGGAATGATCCGATATCTGTATAAgtgtatatgtgtttatgttCGAGTGATTCGTTATAGATCTTGATTAatagaagaagtgagtataagggtttttttacgaatctttgcaaattgcctttcctaataatgtgctagttagcaagtttcacggctaaagtttacagtctGCTCGACACCCCAAGGAAGataggggcggggtcagcagagctcattagaaTTTAAAGCAACATGCTATAAAACAGCTAGccctgaaaagagctgttttgggcAAGgtaaaaattgaatttttttacactaccaatgagaaattttaaccaaagtatattatagacttttcattaagatccTCAAgagtcatatcaacttgtggaaaacgggaatccgatgacccctttaagaatattcAAAATGAAGTTGATTTGCACTACATCTCCACCATCCTGTCCAAGTTCTAATAAATGAAtctctcaaaaaatattttgctccaggaaattatgattatattaccTGTGTGCTCCTTCACAATCAGTCTCATGTAACCGATAAGTCCATATGTTCGACATACAAGGAACGGCACACCAGCATCCCATAACACACTGCCCAGCCTCAGACATGTGCTGTCAAAATAAAGATACatagatatatacagtattgatCTGTAGAATCAGCACATACAACTAAATAGTAACATGTCCGtttcataatacatttaaaagtaactcaCGAAAAAATAAAGGAAccatatattcagatttgtgtTATAGTAGTAATACCTTTCTGGAAGCTGGACGCCAATGACCAGACTAAATCTGTGAAAAAACTCAGGGTCGTTGTCCAAAAGCTTATCAGGACTCTGAATATCAAAAAATAGATAAACTTAGATAAAAAGATACACTACCTCACAAAGGGCTGAACACATTTGACTGAATTTATGTCCTTTTAGAATTTATATTCCTTTAGATATAGAggcttttaattaaatgattgcaGTTAGTTATGGTAATAAATACTGCACCCTATGCAGACACTACCGCTCAAACGTTTCAGGaagatgttttcatgtttttgagaGAGATTTCTtatgaccaaggctgcatttatttgatcaaaaataaattaaaatcagtatactgtgaaatattattacaattctatataactgttttctatatttatatactttaatgtgtaatttattcttgtgatggcaaagctgaattttcagcatcacatgatgACAAGaaatgctcaataaatatttcttattattaccattGTTGAAAACTACGTTATCGGTGTTGTACTGTCTTTAAAAATGTCAcctaaatattataatgcatccttgctaaataaaagtattaatttaaaaacaaatctaatctttttgaaaggtagtgtatattttgttttctttcttttaaattacattttaattgtaagcAATAATCTTAGCAAATGGtggaaacattaaaatgtaagatTGCTTTGATTTGCTTAAGATTTCAGTCACTATACATTTCCTATTCATTTAGTTTCATAGTTTTGAGCAACGTGTCCAAACCTGGTTTTGTACAGCCGAGTTTAAACTAAAGTCAAACtacagtatgtttacattaaCACTGACCTCTTCTACAAAGTTTCCAGACACATCACTGTTGAGCTCCTGCAGCAGTTCAGTAGCAGCCTGAGCCCTGTTCTGCAAAATAAGCACAACATCATTCAACATACACGTCACTTTAGGTTTGGACAGACTTGTTATAGACACACAGTTATGTGCTTACCTTCCCAATACTGCTGCTGGTGAGAAAAAAGCTGCAGAACAGATCAAAGCATGACCAGAATCAGACGCATTTTCAATACGGTGCAGTCTGATAAATTTATCCATACATCACACTATCACCAAAAATCTCTTTAAGATTGTTACAAAAACAAGACAATGATTGGCAGGCCAGTGACTTTACTTGTTTCCAACATCCTCCCCTGACACTTTGTGCCCATCAACTATGGTAAAGGCTCCGATTCCTAAGAAGCAGAGTAAGAATAATGTTAACACAATGAATGCATGGCTCAGTGTTATGATTTGAGGTGCACGGTGAGAAATACTGATACCTGGCAGCACAAGGTTTTTGAGGATTTCAGTGCCGGTTGCAGTGGCGTTGATGAGACACACATGAGCATTTTCAAGTCCTTCCTGTCCATGATCTCCCCACAACCTGATACAAACATATAACAACCAATAAATGACCAGAGTATAAGTGTAGCTATAATAACATAATCAAGACAGACAGGCAACAGTCACGCAGATTAATACATCCAGTGGTTTCTGATCAGTAAGGTTGTTAACAGCTTTATATGGAAATTAGACTGATTATGTTGCTGCAGTGTTGAATTAAAGCACGATCAATCTGAAGGAACTCTGGAATGATTAAAGCTCTTGCTACGACCGATGGGCCTCTATGTATGTCAGCGTTAATGCAATTGGAAAGCTTAAAACTAGTGCTGAAGGAGAATCGCAGTGCATGTATACTGCATCATTCTGTTGTTTAAAACCCGACCGATATGTACCTGAGCTGCCGATCATACTTCTGCTCTTTGCTCGTTTTATGGTCTGTCATGGTCCTCTGTCTCTGACGGCTCGATCCTACCGGCACGCTGCTGTTTCACTGTTTAGAGATTGACATTCGCAGATTCGACACAGACAGACTTGATATTCTTCCGTTTGGCCAAGAGGTGGAGCCATTGTGCCGCTTGAATGATGCcttcgctcttttttttttgtccgtctTGGGGACttgtaaattgttgtttttttttccttcttcacaATAATTTGATTTGTTAATTAGGCTGCCACGTGAAAAGGGTGAGCAGAGGTTTATACAAAGTATCAGTGGGTTACAAAATgaggattacatttgttttgcatTCTAAACGTTGATGAATGACTGACTTTGAAAGTCATCTCTGTCAAAATGTGGGTCAtcttgcacacatacacacaccacatcGTTCCACAAAATCACAACGGTAtcacaaaacaactaaaattaatCACAGTCTGGTTTATCTTTGCTACTGCTCCTCTTGCTGAGGATCTAGCATTCATCTATCATCAGTCGAGGAAACTTCATCCTGAGAAACACaaatagagagagatagagagagagagaaccctCACCCTGGGTATCTTTTCTTCACTTTAAGTCCTCAAATGAACTAACTTCATTTTATCATGACAGGTTCCTACCTGAGGACGTTTACCTTCTCAGTAGCCTTCAAGACACAAAAGCCACTGCTACAACATCTCCAACCCCAGTGACTGCTCTGTTTACTTcgacactcttaaaaataaaggtgcttcactaGGCTTTTTTGGGGGCGAAAGatggttcttcagattataacaaggtaagaaagagatggttctttaaagaacctttgactgaatggttttttgtgaaaccaaaaatggttcttctatggcaccgctgtgaagaaccttttaagcacctttatttttaagagtgtatttataatatttcttgtTGCATTGCATTGATATTCTTGATTTGACAGCTCTACAGCTGTACTGTCGGCTAACTCTGACGTGAACTTTTCATTGGCTCTAAAACTAAAAGCTGCCTATAGCTGTTTTGGTGTTATTCATTTTGGAAATCAGTTATAGACTTGAGGTAAGCCTCCCAGACAGCAGCTCTGActcaaacacattatttttattgcatcatATTCAAGTTATTGTTTTGAAGAAACACAAGCATACTGTTAGAGCAAAGTATAAATGTCTCATCATAGTGCATTTTTTGCTGGcgttacattttttattgctgTCACAGCTGTTGTCACATACAGCTAACTTGCGATTTGAACATATGTCCTCATCTCTTTCTCTAGAATCTGTTATGTGGAAAAAATATAATGATGTAGggtagttatatttcaatttatttcaccTTATATAGGCAACTTAGTGTggtatttggtaaaaaaaaagcaaacatgacAGTAGtttatataaagaatatttccTGTTGGGTTTAAATAACCACTGCAGGATCAGCACTGATGTGTCAATCAGactgaaattaacattttactattatatgtgattattataatataacaaaattatttagttacattttttaaaaattaggctAATAATAATTACGAATAAAACATGTTGTTTATTAAGGTTAAGATTTAGCTTTACATAAATCAAAAGCAATTGCCCTAACAGACAATTACCTCACAAATTACATCTACCTGTGACTCATTAACGTGAGAGTCTAAATAAAACCTCAAGATCATTACGTGGTTCAGCCATTCTCATTTCTGATCACGGTTTACTCGAGGACATGTGGCACGGTTTAAACATCAAGGTGCCTGACACCAAACCTGTACATTGTGGGCCAAGTCATCCTGGGAAAATtggtcaaaataacaaataaaaagtgtGTATAATTATAAGGCTACTTCTGTTTGTCCATTCTTTGCAGGGTTGTGGAAAGGCTGGACCCCAGTCTGATGATTAGATTATGGCTATTTGAAGCAAAGTTTTAATAGCTAAGTATTATTCTGCATTCTGAATGTTATCAAGGTAACTTTCAGACTCAGAATGAAGAGTCAGTGGTAAATGTCCAAAACAACGATAGGCTACTGTGCTCCCTTAGCCTAAGTGCCCTTCCAAAGCTGAGGAGGGCACAGTGATGCTCACTTTTAAACAGAATTCGCCCTCGTTGTTTTTCTattcaaaatgattcatttgCATTTTACAGTTCAATTACATGCTACTAATTCAAAGTATTCAAATATTTAACAGGTCCAGACTGAAGTCCTCCTTTAGAGGAGGCGGGGCCAGGTCGGATCAGCTCGTCTGTCAATCAATCATGGCGCTCTTCATTCAGCTGTTACTGCTGTCATTAGACTCGACTCACACACCTCTCTCCTCTGCACCACTCAAGACTCGTCTGCGCGCTTTACAACATCTAATCCGCTGTTCAGAGAAGAGGGAGCAATGACTGGCCATCACTGGGGATATGGGGAGTACAACGGTAAGTTAATTGCAGTCATTTAACTTAATTGCCGGCCAAATATGAGTTTACAATTAAGCATCAATCCCCAAATGTCTTTTTGTTAATCGGTCTTGACCACTGCCCAGCACCGTACAGTAACTGTTGACCTTCACGCTAAaattcaaatgcataaaaaaaaaaaaaaaaaaaaaaaaaaaaaaaaaaccttatttctgaaatgctggaaaccGCTCCACTACAGAGAGCTAAGAAATATAAGTATTTGTGCTACTTCTGAaatcattaatttatataatttacagcaACATATATTAtatggatttatattttatatatatatatatatatatatatatatatatatatatatttatattttatatatatatatatatatatatatcatatggaTTTATATAAACTGCACGACTAATCATTTTAGCCTGCTAGTCGACCAGTTAGGTGGTAAAATGTTTACCTTATGCTTATGTTTACCTTTCTgctaatttaagattttaattttaattagattttttttttaaagagataaaaTGCAAGGCAGAATACCATTTGAACCACAGACAAATTGCTAAATGATTATAAGCccattttaatgaattgttgttattcataatattattaaatgaaatattgaaataaatgttgaACATGCTGTGACTGCCTTGTGAGAATTGCATTTGTGGGTTCATCAGATCACAAAACGTACTCCTTCGCCTTGAGTATCGTCATCTGAATGCATGAGTTTTATTACAGAGAAgccatgcaaatgtttttttttacagaggtcTAAAATCAAGCAGACGTTATAGCGTGTATTGTTCACAGAAGGAAACTGCAGCACACTTACATGGGCTACTTTAATTGTTGTCTGTTGGTGTGGCCACTAATCattttagttttctgtgtttGGTGTTGATGGACTAGCCAGAGATTTGACAGGAAAATGCCATCCAGATATCATGCAACGCACAACTTCACACCAAATAAAGAAATCTGAATATCAAGATCCGCTTGATGAGTGTTCCAGCCAAATTAGTAACAAGCTTTATTGTCATTacagttaatattattaatggaCAATTTTGAATCCCCCATTTAAACCCTAACACAGACTGTAATAAGATATACAGCCAGCCTGCAGGGGGTGAGTTTTTGTGCTTGTACCCAATCATTCATAATATGTTCAGTCATCGGTCTTTAGATTTAGTGTAGCATATTTGGTTGCCTGGTCCACTGTTAATGCGAGATTAGCCCAGTtatcttttaaagggatagttgctACTTAAACAACGTAACCAGGCTGTATGTGATTTCAAGACTGGCAGCCTGCTACAGTTCACTGAAACAAACATTAGAAGACAAAGAAATGTTGTTGGGTCACACTTGCTCTAAACtaactcaaatacataaaaaatgttcaACAGTGAATAGCTGACACTTGATTTTAGTTCACTGAAACAAACATTAGAAGacaaagaaatccaaaaaaagttttgtttttaacttcCTTGCtgtaattatgctttttttttttttttttttt
Coding sequences:
- the LOC109093273 gene encoding NEDD8-activating enzyme E1 regulatory subunit: MTDHKTSKEQKYDRQLRLWGDHGQEGLENAHVCLINATATGTEILKNLVLPGIGAFTIVDGHKVSGEDVGNNFFLTSSSIGKNRAQAATELLQELNSDVSGNFVEESPDKLLDNDPEFFHRFSLVIGVQLPESTCLRLGSVLWDAGVPFLVCRTYGLIGYMRLIVKEHTVIESHPDNALEDLRLDQPFTELKHHIESYDLDSMEKKDHSHTPWIIVVAKYLEKWYSEHNSQLPKNYKEKEAFRQLIREGILTNENGTPEDEENFEEAIKNVNTALNPTKVPSATEDIFNAEQCENITSQSPSFWVMAHGVRDFVRNEGNGKLPVRGTIPDMIADSDKFIKLQNVYRDKAMKDAAVVSKHVEALLQSFGKPPESISEQEIKLFCKNAAFLRVVRCRSLAEEYSMDTFNKDEITSCMDSADSEMVLYLMLRSVDRFYQQHSRYPGVYNYQVEEDINKLKLCVNSLLQEYSLNVNVKDDYIHEFCRYGAAEPHTVAAFLGGSAAQEAIKIITHQFVPFNNTFLYNAMSQTSATFQL